The following are from one region of the Methanomassiliicoccales archaeon LGM-DZ1 genome:
- the mcrB gene encoding coenzyme-B sulfoethylthiotransferase subunit beta, whose amino-acid sequence MPKYQDVIDLYDDYGKRIAKDVPLEAISPLRNKAIQKIASLTQRTIAVNLAGIEKALKTGAMAGSIIRGKEIDAPIVKDAKKLAEDIKALVQVTEDDETLVEVKNDGKLLTIIVPEDRLAAGVEYTTGFTVVCAAVTEAIIDRYNVPMYKANMVKAAVWGKYPQTVNFVGANVKSILEPPQMNEGAGFALRNIMANHVVALVQRNAMQGAALSSIFETCAAYEMGDAVGPFERQHLLALAYQGLNANNLVYSLVKKNGKTGTVGTVIASLMERAIDDGVIRVKETLPSGYKMYTTDDLPMWNAYAAAGEVAAVMVNVGAARAAQGIPSTVLYYNDLLEHESSLPGVDYGRAEGVGVGMSFFSHSIYGGGGPGLFHGNHVVTRHAKGTLIPAVTAGNCLDGGTQTFSAEATSGLFKDVFGGMPEFNTPMQFVGAEAKKIRNKI is encoded by the coding sequence ATGCCGAAATACCAGGACGTAATAGACCTGTATGATGACTACGGCAAACGCATCGCAAAAGATGTGCCGCTGGAAGCCATCAGTCCGCTGCGCAACAAGGCAATCCAGAAGATTGCCTCTCTTACACAGAGGACCATCGCGGTCAATCTCGCCGGAATCGAGAAGGCTCTCAAGACCGGTGCGATGGCCGGCAGCATCATCCGCGGCAAAGAGATCGACGCGCCCATCGTCAAGGACGCCAAGAAGCTCGCCGAGGACATCAAAGCGCTCGTTCAGGTCACTGAGGACGACGAGACCCTCGTCGAAGTGAAGAACGACGGAAAGCTGCTCACCATTATCGTTCCCGAGGACAGGCTGGCCGCCGGTGTCGAGTACACCACCGGATTCACCGTTGTCTGCGCTGCCGTCACTGAGGCCATCATCGACAGGTACAACGTGCCGATGTACAAGGCCAACATGGTGAAGGCCGCCGTCTGGGGCAAATACCCGCAGACCGTGAACTTCGTCGGAGCCAACGTCAAATCCATCCTCGAGCCCCCGCAGATGAACGAGGGTGCCGGATTCGCCCTGAGGAACATCATGGCGAACCACGTCGTTGCTCTCGTCCAGAGGAACGCCATGCAGGGCGCCGCGCTCTCCTCGATCTTCGAGACCTGCGCCGCCTACGAGATGGGAGACGCCGTCGGGCCCTTCGAGAGGCAGCACCTGCTCGCCCTCGCCTACCAGGGACTGAACGCCAACAACCTCGTCTACTCCCTCGTCAAGAAGAACGGGAAGACCGGAACCGTCGGAACCGTTATCGCCTCCCTCATGGAGAGGGCAATCGACGACGGAGTCATCCGCGTGAAAGAGACCCTCCCGTCCGGATACAAGATGTACACCACCGATGACCTTCCCATGTGGAACGCCTACGCCGCGGCCGGAGAGGTCGCCGCCGTCATGGTCAACGTCGGTGCTGCCCGTGCGGCCCAGGGAATACCCTCCACTGTTCTGTACTACAACGACCTTCTCGAGCACGAGTCCTCGCTCCCCGGAGTCGACTACGGCCGTGCTGAGGGTGTCGGTGTCGGAATGTCCTTCTTCTCTCACTCCATCTACGGAGGCGGAGGACCCGGACTGTTCCACGGAAACCACGTCGTTACCAGGCACGCCAAGGGAACCCTCATCCCCGCTGTCACCGCAGGAAACTGCCTCGATGGCGGAACCCAGACCTTCTCTGCTGAGGCCACTTCCGGTCTCTTCAAGGATGTCTTCGGAGGAATGCCCGAGTTCAACACTCCGATGCAGTTCGTCGGAGCCGAGGCCAAGAAGATCAGGAACAAGATCTGA
- a CDS encoding DUF169 domain-containing protein produces the protein MTCTGETLLDTNKNYAQQLKDALKLRHEPVAVKLIREGEEFPACCSRPEAQMSHCQAVFAAKNGACLAMAAEDESCHVGSSALGMAETPEKVASGEFHAKIGMHDTPEAAAKMIAERKVIPYKVIGEAVCPLAKADFVPDTVEIVDIPERIYWVVPLETAERGGRVSFSTSPFQCACEDITVIPIVTGAPNISIGCFGCRKKTDMKADEMAVGIPYGRIEGYVSRLGRYTAGPMAKAKRD, from the coding sequence ATGACCTGCACCGGAGAGACCCTCCTGGACACGAACAAGAATTACGCGCAGCAGCTGAAAGATGCGCTGAAACTGAGGCATGAACCCGTAGCGGTGAAGCTCATCCGCGAGGGGGAGGAGTTCCCGGCATGCTGCTCCCGCCCCGAGGCCCAGATGAGCCACTGCCAGGCGGTGTTCGCCGCCAAGAACGGCGCCTGCCTCGCGATGGCGGCCGAGGACGAATCCTGCCATGTGGGGTCTTCGGCGCTCGGCATGGCCGAGACCCCCGAGAAAGTAGCGTCCGGCGAGTTCCATGCCAAGATCGGCATGCACGACACCCCCGAGGCCGCGGCCAAGATGATCGCCGAGCGGAAGGTAATCCCGTACAAGGTCATCGGAGAGGCGGTCTGCCCCCTCGCCAAGGCCGACTTCGTCCCCGACACGGTCGAGATCGTCGACATCCCCGAGAGGATCTACTGGGTGGTCCCGCTCGAGACCGCTGAGCGCGGCGGCCGGGTATCGTTCTCCACGTCCCCCTTCCAGTGTGCATGCGAGGATATCACAGTCATTCCGATCGTGACCGGGGCGCCTAACATCTCCATCGGATGCTTTGGGTGCAGGAAGAAGACGGACATGAAGGCCGATGAGATGGCCGTCGGCATCCCGTACGGCCGGATCGAGGGCTACGTCTCCCGCCTCGGCCGCTACACCGCCGGCCCGATGGCGAAGGCGAAGCGCGACTGA
- a CDS encoding IS110 family transposase, protein MRIAIGMDLHKKTAVCCAVHAGPGKPSEDEEEFLRRFNRDHGTQPSEPEDIARIAEALRGHEAHVLIENSTKTHETYWVLTNLGIDTVVAQAQDLYRITKSVKKTDANDAAELAGYMRRRLNGEREFAVCKMPSPVWMERREICRAVLAEKRHLADLKRRARMHMLLHGIRLSKDYSDIFSKKAMKEMWDSRDTCLRLLVSEARSIKARTDEEARLIRATFGHITDFDLVMSIPGFGAVSAAYAVSMIIDVKRFGSSAQLAAYFGLVPKVRESAETSHRCATTHRGDREMRRLLCQSAIVHVRTAEDSVVSALYNRLRARGVSHREAQVAAARKLVTVVWSVLRNRRPFSTDRELLERSAEMAEEAEGDPAAD, encoded by the coding sequence TTGAGGATAGCGATCGGGATGGACCTGCACAAGAAGACCGCGGTATGCTGCGCGGTCCATGCGGGCCCGGGGAAGCCGAGCGAAGACGAGGAGGAGTTCCTGAGGCGCTTCAACAGGGACCACGGCACGCAGCCGTCGGAGCCCGAGGACATAGCGCGGATCGCGGAGGCGCTCCGCGGGCATGAGGCGCATGTCCTCATCGAGAACTCCACGAAGACGCACGAGACCTACTGGGTCCTGACCAACCTCGGGATCGACACGGTCGTGGCGCAGGCCCAGGACCTCTACCGGATCACCAAGTCCGTGAAGAAGACCGACGCCAACGATGCGGCCGAGCTCGCGGGGTACATGCGGCGGAGGCTGAACGGCGAGCGCGAGTTCGCCGTCTGCAAGATGCCGTCCCCGGTCTGGATGGAACGGCGCGAGATATGCCGCGCGGTCCTCGCGGAGAAGAGGCACCTGGCGGACCTCAAGCGCCGGGCCAGGATGCACATGCTCCTCCACGGGATCAGGCTGAGCAAGGATTACTCCGACATCTTCTCGAAGAAGGCGATGAAGGAGATGTGGGACTCGAGGGACACCTGCCTGAGGCTCCTCGTGTCGGAGGCGAGGTCGATAAAGGCCCGCACCGACGAGGAGGCCAGGCTGATCCGGGCGACGTTCGGGCACATCACCGACTTCGACCTGGTGATGAGCATCCCGGGGTTCGGCGCGGTCTCGGCCGCGTACGCGGTCTCTATGATCATCGACGTGAAGCGCTTCGGGTCGTCGGCCCAGCTGGCGGCGTACTTCGGCCTGGTGCCGAAGGTGCGCGAATCGGCGGAGACCTCGCACCGGTGCGCGACCACGCACCGCGGCGACAGAGAGATGCGCAGGCTGCTGTGCCAGTCGGCGATCGTCCACGTCCGCACCGCCGAGGACTCGGTGGTCTCGGCCCTCTACAACAGGCTGAGGGCGAGGGGGGTCTCCCACCGGGAGGCCCAGGTGGCGGCCGCGCGCAAGCTGGTGACCGTGGTCTGGTCGGTGCTGAGGAACCGCAGGCCCTTCAGCACCGACAGGGAGCTCCTGGAACGCTCCGCCGAGATGGCGGAGGAAGCGGAGGGGGATCCGGCGGCGGACTGA
- a CDS encoding NYN domain-containing protein, whose product MTLVNSRRDDRVMVFIDLMNMELSVKPFEAEKFRLDYPMMVRELVGERDLVGAYVFDTGLDGGQNDKMRPFHDKLSYQGFRVMTRDSYDPERKEQKEIDVAMACEMVTHALQDHYDVAIVVSGDGDFVPAIQHVQSAGKMVEVASFSNSVSGRIKRFADRFYALEKMPILSAFNYPNEKDPEEKTGADKDSAESAAAADAPEHADEAPAAAAVLPEQHEQKAQEAERYEPR is encoded by the coding sequence ATGACTCTTGTAAACAGCAGAAGAGACGACAGGGTGATGGTGTTCATCGACCTGATGAACATGGAGCTGAGCGTGAAGCCGTTCGAGGCCGAGAAGTTCAGGCTGGATTATCCCATGATGGTAAGGGAGCTTGTAGGGGAACGCGACCTGGTGGGCGCTTATGTTTTCGATACCGGGCTGGACGGCGGGCAGAACGACAAGATGCGCCCGTTCCACGATAAGCTCAGCTATCAGGGTTTCCGTGTCATGACCAGGGACTCCTACGATCCCGAGAGGAAGGAGCAGAAGGAGATCGACGTGGCCATGGCCTGCGAGATGGTGACCCATGCCCTCCAGGACCATTACGATGTCGCTATAGTGGTGAGCGGGGACGGGGATTTCGTACCGGCCATACAGCATGTGCAGTCGGCAGGCAAGATGGTCGAGGTGGCATCGTTCTCCAATTCGGTGAGCGGGCGCATAAAGCGCTTCGCCGACAGGTTCTATGCATTGGAGAAGATGCCCATACTGAGCGCGTTCAACTACCCCAACGAGAAGGACCCAGAGGAAAAGACCGGCGCCGATAAGGACAGTGCAGAGAGCGCCGCCGCGGCGGATGCCCCGGAGCATGCCGATGAAGCTCCTGCGGCGGCCGCTGTCCTGCCCGAACAGCACGAGCAGAAGGCCCAGGAGGCGGAGCGATATGAACCGCGATGA
- the argF gene encoding ornithine carbamoyltransferase has protein sequence MGKRNLISVVDMKDEWPALVDLGIKLKKERGHHGDPLKGKTLAMMFEKPSTRTRTSFDVAITELGGHALYLDVSKMQMGHGETVEDTARVLSRFVHGIMYRAFDYKMMDKLGEWATVPVISGLDNLEHPCQALADMITIKEKFGNFHGRKLVFLGDGNNVCNSLLYACAIMGMDMVACCPATRMPNAEILYNATQIANANGSKIIASHDPQEACKDADVLYTDTWISMGDTISVEEAVKLFQMYQINDDLLKIAKPDCIVMHCLPAHRGQEITNDVIEGPHSVVFDEAENRLHAQKAVLYTLMKD, from the coding sequence ATGGGAAAAAGGAATCTGATCTCCGTTGTTGACATGAAGGATGAGTGGCCTGCCCTCGTCGATCTCGGCATCAAGCTCAAGAAGGAGAGGGGGCACCACGGCGACCCCCTCAAGGGCAAGACCCTCGCCATGATGTTCGAGAAGCCCAGCACCAGGACCAGGACTTCCTTCGATGTCGCCATCACCGAGCTCGGGGGGCATGCGCTCTACCTCGACGTCAGCAAGATGCAGATGGGCCACGGGGAGACCGTGGAGGACACCGCGAGGGTCCTCAGCCGCTTCGTGCACGGCATCATGTACCGCGCCTTCGACTACAAGATGATGGACAAGCTCGGCGAGTGGGCCACCGTCCCCGTCATCAGCGGGCTCGACAACCTCGAGCACCCCTGCCAGGCACTGGCCGACATGATCACCATCAAAGAGAAGTTCGGCAACTTCCACGGGAGGAAGCTCGTCTTCCTCGGCGACGGCAACAACGTCTGCAACTCGCTGCTCTACGCCTGCGCCATCATGGGCATGGACATGGTCGCCTGCTGCCCCGCCACCAGGATGCCGAACGCGGAGATCCTGTACAATGCGACCCAGATCGCCAACGCCAACGGGAGCAAGATCATCGCGTCCCACGACCCTCAGGAGGCATGCAAGGACGCGGACGTGCTCTACACCGACACCTGGATCTCCATGGGCGACACCATATCGGTCGAGGAGGCCGTGAAGCTGTTCCAGATGTACCAGATCAACGACGACCTGCTCAAGATCGCGAAGCCCGACTGCATCGTGATGCACTGCCTCCCCGCCCACCGCGGGCAGGAGATCACCAACGATGTCATCGAGGGCCCGCACAGCGTCGTCTTCGACGAGGCCGAGAACAGGCTCCACGCCCAGAAGGCCGTCCTCTACACCCTGATGAAGGATTGA
- a CDS encoding DHH family phosphoesterase → MEAAVPDGIDPRLSSELRKAAGTVRGAGSVLVVTHIDADGISAGAIASAALERLGKDFAVDYEKKISEDTVEMINSCGRDLVWVCDLGSAYMSRFTRDGIIVTDHHVPDPEWRKRGQTMLDSFRRAYQLNPHLYGRSGSYEVCGAGMTYLLAKEIDPRNRDLAYLAVVGALGDFQDDRCSKLVSWNRLILEDAVAEGDVSVSQGIRYFGRESRGVVSYLQYGEPAVKGLTDTREACQDLLGRYGIAEAGADGKRRTWCDLDPGDRAVIADELLSNAVPEDRPAIIGEVYGIERYRPHSGLHDAKEFATLLNSCGRYDDCRTGDRLCRGDLSAMADAERNRADHRKNIAAALDLVKANHLIRRRRYLQWFDAGQEIRDTVVGIVAGMLLGSEGTDPGLPIVAFAASDDGIKVSARAPRELVSEGLDLALVMKDAAAKVGGLGGGHSVAAGATIPEGSEEAFLDAAEAEIEAQTERAGDAGRD, encoded by the coding sequence ATGGAAGCTGCCGTGCCCGACGGGATCGACCCGAGGCTGTCATCAGAGCTCAGGAAAGCCGCCGGCACCGTCAGGGGCGCCGGTTCGGTCCTGGTGGTCACGCACATCGATGCCGACGGGATATCCGCCGGCGCGATCGCATCGGCCGCCCTGGAGCGCCTGGGCAAGGATTTCGCCGTCGATTATGAGAAGAAGATCTCGGAGGACACCGTGGAGATGATAAACTCCTGCGGCCGGGATCTCGTCTGGGTATGCGACCTGGGCAGCGCCTACATGTCCCGCTTCACCAGGGACGGCATCATCGTCACCGACCACCACGTCCCCGACCCGGAATGGAGGAAGCGCGGGCAGACCATGCTCGACAGCTTCCGCAGGGCCTATCAGCTGAACCCCCACCTCTACGGCAGGTCCGGCTCGTACGAGGTCTGCGGGGCCGGCATGACCTACCTCCTGGCGAAGGAGATAGATCCCCGGAACCGCGATCTGGCATATCTCGCGGTCGTCGGCGCCCTGGGGGATTTCCAGGACGACCGCTGCTCCAAGCTCGTCAGCTGGAACCGCCTGATCCTGGAGGATGCGGTCGCCGAGGGCGATGTCTCGGTCTCCCAAGGGATCCGCTATTTCGGGAGGGAGAGCCGCGGGGTCGTCTCATACCTGCAGTACGGGGAGCCGGCAGTGAAGGGCCTAACCGACACCCGCGAGGCCTGCCAGGACCTGCTCGGGCGCTACGGCATCGCCGAGGCCGGCGCCGACGGGAAGAGGCGCACCTGGTGCGACCTCGATCCAGGGGACCGGGCGGTGATCGCCGACGAGCTCCTCTCGAACGCGGTTCCAGAGGACCGGCCCGCCATCATCGGCGAGGTCTATGGGATCGAGCGCTACAGGCCGCATTCCGGCCTCCACGATGCCAAGGAGTTCGCGACCCTCCTGAACTCCTGCGGGAGATACGATGACTGCCGCACCGGGGACAGGCTCTGCCGGGGCGACCTCTCGGCGATGGCCGACGCCGAGCGCAACCGTGCCGACCACAGGAAAAACATCGCCGCCGCGCTGGACCTCGTGAAGGCCAACCACCTCATACGCAGGCGCCGCTACCTTCAGTGGTTCGACGCCGGGCAGGAGATCAGGGACACCGTGGTGGGGATCGTCGCGGGGATGCTGCTCGGCTCCGAGGGCACTGACCCAGGCCTGCCGATAGTGGCCTTCGCCGCTTCCGACGACGGCATCAAGGTCTCGGCCCGCGCACCGAGGGAACTGGTATCGGAAGGCCTCGATCTGGCACTTGTCATGAAAGATGCCGCTGCCAAGGTGGGCGGGCTCGGAGGGGGCCATTCGGTGGCCGCAGGGGCGACGATCCCGGAAGGATCGGAGGAAGCTTTCCTCGATGCCGCCGAGGCCGAGATAGAAGCGCAGACGGAACGCGCTGGGGATGCCGGCCGGGACTGA
- a CDS encoding metallophosphoesterase, protein MGARTVRIMPGATITNDRCLILDDGPTAVVGDLHLGYESALEDEGMFIPRINTESVRERLNEVIDRYEPGRIVLLGDIKHDFRRSSYKAREEVRSIVKLVSDAAETVVIKGNHDNYLQNIVGDMGLTAVDNIDIGGFRLEHGHVDSGVRPVIIGHEHPSVRIPGELSGSVKLQCYVVARKEGVIVIPPFSRFASGNDLNPGPDAVMAPALKACDIENAEIYGISEMGLMEFGKLEDISMLSI, encoded by the coding sequence ATGGGAGCGAGGACGGTCAGGATCATGCCGGGGGCGACGATAACCAACGACAGGTGCCTGATCCTGGACGACGGCCCTACCGCGGTGGTCGGGGACCTCCACCTGGGATATGAGAGCGCCCTCGAGGACGAGGGCATGTTCATCCCCAGGATCAACACCGAATCCGTGCGCGAGAGGCTCAACGAGGTCATCGACCGCTACGAGCCCGGGCGCATAGTCCTGCTCGGGGACATCAAGCACGATTTCCGCCGCTCCAGCTACAAGGCCAGAGAGGAGGTCAGGAGCATCGTGAAGCTGGTCTCCGACGCGGCCGAGACCGTGGTCATAAAGGGGAACCACGACAACTACCTGCAGAACATCGTGGGCGACATGGGCCTCACCGCCGTGGATAACATAGATATCGGAGGTTTCAGGCTCGAGCACGGCCATGTGGACTCCGGCGTGCGCCCGGTGATCATCGGCCATGAGCACCCGTCCGTGAGGATACCCGGGGAGCTCAGCGGAAGCGTCAAGCTGCAGTGCTACGTGGTCGCCAGGAAGGAAGGGGTCATCGTCATCCCTCCCTTCAGCCGCTTCGCCTCCGGCAACGACCTCAACCCCGGGCCCGATGCCGTCATGGCCCCCGCCCTGAAGGCGTGCGACATAGAGAACGCCGAGATCTACGGCATCAGCGAGATGGGCCTGATGGAGTTCGGGAAGCTCGAGGACATCTCCATGCTGAGCATCTGA
- a CDS encoding RtcB family protein yields the protein MGTEWKGKIEKVDEHRWRIPKEEFPWMRTDAVLYSNDRLISTALGDNSPQQAANVAALPGIVGNSMAMPDMHWGYGFPIGGVAAVDAYEGSISPGGIGFDINCGVRLIKTDLTLEDIGDVKPLMDELYRNIPSGLGSKGLTRITDRDLSDILESGSEWAVENGYGWESDLDVTEEKGCMKDADPAGVSDRARKRGLSELGSIGSGNHFLELDVVDDVFDEATAKAYGLKKGCVTITVHCGSRGLGHQIATEYVQKMERYMKASGVQLPDRQLACAPLSSSLGAEYYRAMCCGANYAWANRQMITSWARESFEKILGDSAESMGMEVVYDVAHNIAKMEAHTSDGSRRDVLVHRKGATRAFAPGRPEITQKYRDFGQPVLIPGDMSTGTYVLAGRKGAMEQTFGSTCHGAGRQMSRKTAVEQLNIADIRRRMADEGIYLRSASDDGVLEEAPQAYKNVSDVIEVVCGAGLTAKVAKLTPIGVVKG from the coding sequence ATGGGAACCGAGTGGAAAGGCAAGATCGAGAAGGTCGATGAGCACAGGTGGAGGATCCCCAAAGAGGAGTTCCCCTGGATGAGGACGGACGCCGTCCTCTATTCGAACGACCGCCTCATATCGACGGCGCTCGGGGACAATTCGCCACAGCAGGCGGCCAACGTCGCCGCCCTGCCCGGGATCGTCGGGAACTCCATGGCCATGCCCGACATGCATTGGGGATACGGATTCCCCATCGGCGGAGTCGCCGCGGTAGACGCCTACGAAGGCAGCATCTCCCCCGGAGGGATCGGGTTCGACATAAACTGCGGGGTGCGCCTCATCAAGACCGACCTCACCCTGGAGGACATCGGCGACGTCAAGCCCCTGATGGACGAGCTCTACCGGAACATACCCTCGGGGCTCGGCTCCAAAGGGCTCACCAGGATCACCGACAGGGACCTCTCGGACATACTCGAATCGGGATCGGAATGGGCCGTCGAGAACGGCTACGGCTGGGAAAGCGACCTGGACGTCACCGAGGAGAAGGGCTGCATGAAGGACGCCGACCCGGCCGGGGTCAGCGACAGGGCCCGCAAGCGCGGGCTCTCGGAGCTCGGCTCGATCGGCTCCGGCAACCATTTCCTCGAACTGGATGTGGTCGACGACGTGTTCGACGAGGCCACCGCCAAAGCGTACGGCCTGAAGAAGGGCTGCGTGACTATCACCGTCCACTGCGGCTCGCGCGGACTGGGACATCAGATAGCCACCGAGTACGTGCAGAAGATGGAGCGCTACATGAAGGCGTCCGGAGTGCAGCTCCCCGACCGCCAGCTGGCCTGCGCCCCGCTGTCGTCCTCCCTCGGCGCGGAGTACTACCGCGCCATGTGCTGCGGCGCCAACTACGCATGGGCCAACAGGCAGATGATCACCTCGTGGGCCAGGGAGTCCTTCGAGAAGATCCTGGGGGATTCGGCCGAGAGCATGGGGATGGAGGTCGTCTACGATGTGGCGCACAACATCGCCAAGATGGAGGCGCACACCTCCGACGGCAGCAGGCGTGACGTGCTCGTGCACAGGAAGGGCGCCACCCGCGCGTTCGCCCCCGGCAGGCCGGAGATAACCCAGAAATACCGCGACTTCGGGCAGCCCGTCCTCATACCCGGGGACATGTCCACCGGCACCTACGTGCTCGCCGGCAGGAAGGGCGCCATGGAGCAGACCTTCGGATCGACCTGCCACGGCGCCGGGAGGCAGATGTCCAGGAAGACGGCCGTGGAGCAGCTGAACATCGCCGACATCAGGAGGAGGATGGCCGATGAGGGGATATACCTCAGGTCGGCCTCCGACGACGGCGTCCTCGAGGAGGCGCCTCAGGCCTACAAGAACGTCAGCGACGTCATCGAGGTGGTCTGCGGGGCCGGCCTGACGGCCAAGGTCGCGAAGCTCACCCCGATAGGGGTCGTGAAGGGCTGA
- a CDS encoding MtaA/CmuA family methyltransferase, translated as MAMTPRERVTAAMNKENLDRPPAAIFTQSATIGQMDATGAAWPEAHKNAEVMAKLAAAQADVFGFECCRTSFCLTAEAERLGCVVDVTKKDAAPMIKSHPFKFDCMEGVYDDPAALMPADEFLKGGRVAEVIKSAAILKKNKGNDYCIVAGTTGPFTLAGHMVSTENLIFGMMMAPEEVDKWTAAITPYCKEYAQALIDNGADIIQMSEPSGSTDMLAPEMFQEAAGRAVTASLGATNGGLGNILHICGDAYPIIDQMAACGPSVKGISIEEKVDPYKAVEKVGGKTVLVGNVGSVKPLFQGTPEEVKEGVFKSCDAGFNIISSGCGIAPATSDENMRAFVEAVKNFKH; from the coding sequence ATGGCAATGACTCCCAGAGAAAGAGTAACCGCAGCTATGAACAAAGAGAACCTCGACAGGCCCCCGGCGGCCATCTTCACCCAGTCCGCCACCATCGGCCAGATGGACGCCACCGGCGCCGCCTGGCCCGAGGCCCACAAGAACGCTGAGGTCATGGCGAAACTCGCTGCCGCTCAGGCCGATGTCTTCGGATTCGAGTGCTGCAGGACCTCGTTCTGCCTGACCGCCGAGGCCGAGAGGCTCGGATGCGTCGTCGATGTCACCAAGAAGGACGCGGCCCCCATGATCAAGAGCCACCCCTTCAAGTTCGACTGCATGGAGGGCGTCTACGACGACCCCGCCGCGCTCATGCCTGCCGACGAGTTCCTCAAGGGAGGCCGTGTCGCTGAGGTCATCAAATCCGCCGCTATCCTCAAGAAGAACAAGGGGAACGACTACTGCATCGTCGCCGGAACCACCGGGCCCTTCACCCTGGCCGGCCACATGGTCAGCACCGAGAACCTCATCTTCGGAATGATGATGGCCCCTGAGGAGGTCGACAAGTGGACCGCCGCCATCACCCCCTACTGCAAAGAGTACGCCCAGGCCCTCATCGACAACGGCGCCGACATCATCCAGATGTCCGAGCCCTCGGGATCCACCGACATGCTCGCCCCCGAGATGTTCCAGGAGGCCGCCGGCAGGGCCGTCACCGCTTCCCTCGGAGCCACCAACGGCGGCCTCGGCAACATCCTCCACATCTGCGGAGACGCCTACCCCATCATCGACCAGATGGCCGCCTGCGGCCCGTCCGTGAAGGGTATCTCCATCGAGGAGAAGGTCGACCCCTACAAGGCTGTCGAGAAGGTCGGCGGAAAGACCGTCCTGGTCGGAAACGTCGGATCTGTGAAGCCCCTCTTCCAGGGAACCCCCGAGGAGGTCAAGGAAGGCGTCTTCAAGTCCTGCGACGCCGGCTTCAACATCATCTCCTCCGGATGCGGAATCGCTCCCGCTACCTCGGACGAGAACATGAGGGCCTTCGTCGAGGCCGTCAAGAACTTCAAGCACTGA